Proteins encoded in a region of the Anopheles ziemanni chromosome 2, idAnoZiCoDA_A2_x.2, whole genome shotgun sequence genome:
- the LOC131282367 gene encoding protein gustavus produces the protein MELARKRYKSSRGPVLRSSERRRPQSISSSTSALVPRVVLNRIDPRDCEQRIRVSYKVAIRSTRSSRTNTSSSHSGMSMGQKISGSVKSVSRDQPSPFIPKIPRELAAHFQRPARLDVLLDMPPAPRETQLKYSWNSEDRSLNVFVKEDDKMTFHRHPVAQSTDCIRGKVGFTKGLHVWEVFWSTRQRGTHAVIGVATAEAPLHSVGYQSLVGLNEHSWGWDLGRNKLYHNSKSCPGVTYPAILKPEETFLVPDKFLVALDMDEGTLSFIVDGQYLGVAFKGLKGRKLYPIVSAVWGHCEITMKYIGGLDPEPLPLMDLCRRVIRQRIGRTYLEERIPNLALPQSMKTYLLYRDRR, from the exons ATACAAATCTAGCCGGGGTCCGGTGCTAAGGTCCAGCGAACGTCGCCGTCCACAGAGTATATCGTCATCCACCTCCGCACTAGTGCCGCGCGTGGTCCTGAACCGCATCGATCCGAGAGACTGCGAGCAGCGTATCCGCGTGTCGTACAAGGTCGCCATCCGCAGCACCAGAAGCAGccgcaccaacaccagcagcagtcacAGTGGCATGAGCATGGGCCAAAAAATCAGTGGCAGCGTAAAATCGGTCAGCCGCGACCAGCCGTCCCCGTTCATTCCGAAGATCCCCCGCGAACTGGCAGCCCACTTCCAGCGGCCGGCCCGGCTCGACGTGCTGCTCGACATGCCCCCGGCGCCGCGGGAAACGCAGCTGAAGTACTCGTGGAACTCGGAGGACCGCTCGCTGAACGTGTTCGTGAAGGAGGACGACAAAATGACCTTCCACCGGCATCCGGTGGCACAGAGCACAGACTGCATACGGGGCAAGGTGGGCTTCACCAAGGGGCTGCACGTGTGGGAGGTGTTCTGGTCGACCCGGCAGCGCGGCACGCACGCGGTCATCGGCGTGGCGACGGCCGAGGCGCCCCTGCACTCGGTCGGCTACCAGAGCCTCGTGGGGCTGAACGAGCACAGCTGGGGCTGGGACCTCGGTCGGAACAAGCTGTACCACAACTCCAAGTCCTGCCCGGGCGTCACCTACCCTGCGATACTGAAGCCGGAGGAGACGTTCCTGGTGCCGGACAAGTTCCTCGTCGCGCTCGACATGGACGAGGGTACGCTCAGCTTTATCGTCGACGGCCAGTATTTGGGGGTGGCGTTCAAGGGACTGAAGGGCCGCAAGCTCTACCCGATCGTGTCCGCCGTGTGGGGTCACTGCGAGATTACGATGAAATATATCGGTGGTTTAGATC CCGAACCACTGCCACTGATGGATCTCTGTAGGCGCGTCATTCGCCAGAGAATCGGGCGAACGTATCTCGAGGAACGCATACCAAACCTAGCCCTGCCGCAATCGATGAAAACCTACCTGTTGTACCGGGATCGAAGATAA